Proteins encoded together in one Papio anubis isolate 15944 chromosome 3, Panubis1.0, whole genome shotgun sequence window:
- the LOC101014392 gene encoding glycerol kinase 3-like: MRGLALWTRHPPLPLAPPSPRKPAAIAGGHEAGLMAASKKAVWGPLVGAVDQGTSSTRFLVFNSKTAELLSHHQVEIKQEFPREGWVEQDPKEILHSVYECIEKTCEKLGQLNIDISNIKAIGVSNQRETTVVWDKITGEPLYNAVVWLDLRTQSTVESLSKRIPGNNNFVKSKTGLPLSTYFSAVKLHWLLDNVRKVQKAVEDKRALFGTIDSWLIWSLTGGVSGGVHCTDVTNASRTMLFNIHSLEWDKQLCDFFGIPMEILPNVRSSSEIYGLMKAGALEGVPISGCLGDQSAALVGQMCFQIGEAKNTYGTGCFLLCNTGHKCVFSDHGLLTTVAYKLGRDKPVYYALEGSVAIAGAVVRWLRDNLGIIKTSEEIEKLAKEVGTSYGCYFVPAFSGLYAPYWEPSARGIICGLTQFTNKCHIAFAALEAVCFQTREILDAMNRDCGIPLSHLQVDGGMTSNKILMQLQADILCIPVVKPSMPETTALGAAMAAGAAEGVNIWSLEPEDLSAVTMERFEPQINAEESEIRYSTWKKAVMKSMGWVTTQSPESGDPSIFCSLPLGFFIVSSMIMLIGARYISGVP, encoded by the coding sequence ATGCGCGGCCTTGCTCTTTGGACTCGTCACCCGCCCCTCCCCCTCGCGCCGCCGTCACCCAGGAAACCGGCCGCAATCGCCGGCGGACATGAAGCTGGTCTCATGGCAGCCTCCAAGAAGGCAGTTTGGGGGCCATTGGTGGGGGCGGTGGACCAGGGCACCAGTTCGACGCGCTTTTTGGTTTTCAATTCAAAAACAGCTGAACTACTTAGTCATCATCAAGTGGAAATAAAACAAGAGTTCCCAAGAGAAGGATGGGTGGAACAGGACCCTAAGGAAATTCTACATTCTGTCTATGAGTGTATAGAGAAAACATGTGAGAAACTTGGACAGCTCAATATTGATATTTCCAACATAAAAGCTATCGGTGTCAGCAACCAGAGGGAAACCACTGTAGTCTGGGACAAGATAACTGGAGAGCCTCTCTACAATGCTGTGGTGTGGCTTGATCTAAGAACCCAGTCTACCGTCGAGAGTCTTAGTAAAAGAATTCCAGGAAATAATAACTTTGTCAAGTCCAAGACAGGCCTTCCACTTAGCACTTACTTCAGTGCAGTGAAACTTCATTGGCTCCTTGACAATGTGAGAAAAGTTCAAAAGGCTGTTGAAGACAAACGAGCTCTTTTTGGGACTATTGATTCATGGCTTATTTGGAGCTTGACAGGAGGCGTCAGTGGAGGTGTCCACTGTACAGATGTCACAAATGCAAGTAGGACTATGCTTTTCAACATTCATTCTTTGGAATGGGATAAACAACTCTGTGATTTTTTTGGAATTCCAATGGAAATTCTTCCAAATGTCCGGAGTTCTTCTGAGATCTATGGCCTAATGAAAGCTGGGGCCTTGGAAGGTGTGCCAATATCTGGGTGTTTAGGGGACCAGTCTGCTGCATTGGTGGGACAAATGTGCTTCCAGATTGGAGAAGCCAAAAATACGTATGGAACAGGATGTTTCTTACTATGCAATACAGGCCATAAGTGTGTATTTTCTGATCATGGCCTTCTCACCACAGTGGCTTACAAACTTGGCAGAGACAAACCGGTATATTATGCTTTGGAAGGTTCTGTAGCTATAGCTGGTGCTGTTGTTCGCTGGCTAAGAGACAATCTTGGAATTATAAAGACCtcagaagaaattgaaaaacttGCTAAAGAAGTAGGTACTTCTTATGGATGCTACTTCGTCCCAGCATTTTCGGGGTTATATGCACCTTATTGGGAGCCCAGCGCAAGAGGGATAATCTGTGGACTCACTCAGTTCACCAACAAATGCCatattgcttttgctgcattaGAAGCTGTTTGTTTCCAAACTCGAGAGATTTTGGATGCCATGAATCGAGACTGTGGAATTCCACTCAGTCATTTGCAGGTAGATGGAGGAATGACCAGCAACAAAATTCTTATGCAGCTACAAGCAGACATTCTGTGTATTCCAGTAGTGAAGCCCTCGATGCCCGAAACCACTGCACTGGGTGCTGCCATGGCGGCAGGGGCTGCAGAAGGAGTCAACATATGGAGTCTTGAACCCGAAGATTTGTCTGCCGTCACGATGGAGCGGTTTGAACCTCAGATTAATGCTGAGGAAAGTGAAATTCGTTATTCTACATGGAAGAAAGCTGTGATGAAGTCAATGGGTTGGGTTACAACACAATCTCCAGAAAGTGGTGACCCTAGTATCTTCTGTAGTCTGCCCTTGGGCTTCTTTATAGTGAGTAGCATGATAATGTTAATTGGAGCAAGGTACATCTCAGGTGTTCCGTAA